In Halothermothrix orenii H 168, the sequence TTAATTTATATACTGAATTAAAAAAATTATACATTTTAAATTATATGTTATTTGGTACCATCAGTCAAGGATTTTACTTCATCTCCTTTATTTATCCACAGACCTGTAATCAAGTATTTTTTGTTGATAAACTGTTAATAATTTGTTATTATATTAATAGCCTTTTTTGAGTTAAAATTTATACCCTGAATATAACTAAAAACATACATTATTAGAAACAATAATATTTATTTCTATAATTTTTCACAGATATGTGAGTAAGTTATCCACAGGTTGTGTATTTATTTGTATTCAACTGGATAACTCCTTTTTTATTGGCTAAAATACCCCAGTTATCCACAAAAACAAATGTTTTTATCCACAAAATGTTGATAACCCGGGTGGATGAATGTTAATTTTGTGGATAAAGAGGATAATAATTCACAGAATATGTTTATATATTTTTATAATTTCCGTCATTTTAAGAATTTAAACCCTGTTAATACTGTGGATAACCAATAAAGTTATTCACAAATTTGTGGATAAACTACTGGATTATCCCTTTATTTTGGGGATAACTTTTATTTTTCAGAGGATTTAGGAGGGTAATTTAATGTCTTTTTCACAGGATGAACTAAACCATATATGGCAGGAGACCTTATCCAAAATTAAAGAAAAATTAAGTAATCCCAGCTTTAGAACCTGGTTTTCGGATACTGAAGCCCATTCCCTGGTTAATAATCAGCTAATCGTTAAGGTACCCAATGATTTCATAAAGGACTGGCTGGAATCTAGATATTTAGAACTAATTGAAGAGGTTATTAAAAATTTAACCAATAGCAACTGGAAGATTGTACTTATGTCACCGGAAGAACTGGATGAACTTGACAATAAGGACAGGGCAAGGGTTGAAACCAGGGATAAAGTTAAAAGCAAAAATAACAAAAAGAATAGTAATATAGAAATTCCTAATGGCCTTAACCCAAAATATACTTTTGACACCTTTGTGGTCGGAAACAGTAACCGGTTTGCCCATGCTGCTTCACTGGCGGTTGCTGAAGCCCCGGCCCGGGCCTATAATCCCCTCTTTATATATGGAGATGTTGGTCTGGGTAAAACTCATTTAATGCAGGCTATTGCCCATTTTATTCTGGATCATAATCCCGATAAAAAAGTTGTCTATGTATCTTCAGAGACATTTACCAATGAACTTATAAATGCCATTAAGGATGATAGGACAGTTGAATTCAGAAATAAATACAGGAATATAGATATCCTCCTGGTTGACGATATCCAGTTTTTAGCCGGTAAAGAAAGGACCCAGGAAGAATTTTTTCATACCTTCAATTCACTCCATGAAGCCAATAAACAGTTGATAATATCCAGTGACCGGCCCCCGAAAGAAATACCAACCCTGGAAGAGAGGCTGCGTTCCCGTTTTGAGTGGGGGTTGATTACCGATATTCAAAAACCAGATCTCGAGACCAGAATAGCTATTTTAAGAAAAAAAGCAGACCTTGAGGACCTGGAGGTCCCCAATGAAGTAATTATCTATATCGCCAATAAAATTCAGTCCAACATTAGAGAACTTGAGGGGGCATTAATTAAAGTTATCGCTTACTCTTCCCTGGTCAACAGGGAAATAGATATAGATCTGGCCCAGGAGGCCTTGAAAGACCTGGTGGCTAAAGATAATAATGCTCCTAAACAGATTACCATTGATCACATAAAAAAGGTTGTCGCCGATTATTATAACCTGACAATAGAAGACATGGATTCAAAGAAAAGAACCCAGAATATAGCCTTCCCCAGGCAGATAGCCATGTATCTTTCGAGGGAGTTAACCAGTTCTTCCTTACCCCAGATCGGGGAAAACTTTGGAGGAAGGGATCATACTACAGTTATCCATGCTCACAATAAGGTTACTAAAAAATATGAAGATGATCTTGACTTTAAGAAAATGATAGATAAGCTGGTTGAAAAAATAAAAACAGGGACCCGTTAAACTACACAACTTCCAGTAAATTTAAATTTACAACTTACAGATTTAAATCCTGATGTAATAGATTTAGTATTAATACAATCTGTTAATAAATTAAGGATAATTTGTTAACTGAGTGTTAATAACTGGGGATAACTTTAAGGTATTTTTTTAACCTGTTAACATGTGGACAACCTTAAAGCTTCTTTCAACAGTTTATATACAGGCATTATCCCCGTTATAACAACCTTAAAGTCACCTTTCAACATATCTACAGGTATTACTACTATAAGTACTGGTTTAAATAAATAAATTAAATTATAATTTTAATCTTTTTTTCTGTGGACAACTTTCGAAATGGAGGGTATGTTATGGAATTTACAATTTCCCAGAAAGATTTTTCCAGGAGCATAAATATAGTCCAGCGCGCGGTTTCTTCTAAAAATACTATGCCCATCCTCACCGGAATTTACCTTGAAGCCAGAAAAGATAAAGGACTACACATGAAGGCAACAGATCTGGAATTAGGGATAGAATACTGGGTTAAAGCAGATATTATAACTGAAGGGAAAATAGTTTTACCAGCCAGTCATCTCAGTGGTATTATCAGGGAATTACCTGATGACAATATTAACTTTAAAGCTGACCTTGATAAATATGAGGCTGAATTGACCTGTTTAAGTTCCAGGTTTAAAATTAAGGGATTTGATGCTGATGAATTTCCCCAGTTACCTGAGGTTAACATTCCCCACAAAATTACTTTAAATTGTGGTGACCTCAATAGATTAATAGATGAAGTTAAATTTTCAACTTCAACCGACCAGACTCAACCAGCTTTAACCGGGGGTTCTATGGTTATTGATAGTGGTAAAATAAGGATGGTTGCTACCAATACATACCGGCTATCCTTATCTTCACTGGATCTCGATGGTAGCCCTGAAGGAAAGAAAGAAGTAATTTTACCGGGCAATACTTTAAGTGAATTAAGTCATCTCCTTGATGATGATGGAGAAGTCGAAATTTTAATTGGGGATAACTATGTCAGGTTTAATTTTAATGGTATAGTCCTGGTATCCCGGGTTATAGAAGGGCAGTTTCCCAATTACCAGCAGGTTTTACCAAAAGAATATAACACTAAAGTCAGGGTTGATCGTAATAATTTATTACGGTCAGTAAGAAGGGTGTCCCTGATTGCACGGCTTGATTCCAATGTAATTTCTATTTCAGTTAAGGATAACAAAATGATTATTACATCCCAGGATTCAGAAGAGGGTTTTGCCCGGGAAGAAATTGAAATAGAAAGCCAGGGTCCTGAACAGAATATTAATATAGATGCCGGTTATTTACTTGATGTCTTAAAGGTACTGAATGATGATGTGGTTATTCTGGAACTTATTGGACCTTTAAATCCTTTAACTTTAAAGAAAGAAAATAGTGATGATTTTATTTACCTGGTAATGCCCGTCCGCCGGTAAACGGGAGGTTATAAAATGAAAGATATAAAGATTAATACTGAAAAAATAAAACTGGATCAATTACTTAAATATGCCAATATTGTGGCCACTGGAGGACAGGCCAAAAATCTGATTCAGGCAGGAAAAGTTATGGTTAACGGTGAAGAAGAGTTAAGGAGAGGGCGGAAGCTGGTACCCGGAGATGAAGTACAACTGGTAGGTGAAAATACTGTATACCGGGTGACCAGAGATTAAATGTATATTGATCGTATTTATTTGAAGGATTTTCGTAACCTGACAGAGAATTTAATAAAGTTGGATAATAGATTAA encodes:
- the dnaA gene encoding chromosomal replication initiator protein DnaA produces the protein MSFSQDELNHIWQETLSKIKEKLSNPSFRTWFSDTEAHSLVNNQLIVKVPNDFIKDWLESRYLELIEEVIKNLTNSNWKIVLMSPEELDELDNKDRARVETRDKVKSKNNKKNSNIEIPNGLNPKYTFDTFVVGNSNRFAHAASLAVAEAPARAYNPLFIYGDVGLGKTHLMQAIAHFILDHNPDKKVVYVSSETFTNELINAIKDDRTVEFRNKYRNIDILLVDDIQFLAGKERTQEEFFHTFNSLHEANKQLIISSDRPPKEIPTLEERLRSRFEWGLITDIQKPDLETRIAILRKKADLEDLEVPNEVIIYIANKIQSNIRELEGALIKVIAYSSLVNREIDIDLAQEALKDLVAKDNNAPKQITIDHIKKVVADYYNLTIEDMDSKKRTQNIAFPRQIAMYLSRELTSSSLPQIGENFGGRDHTTVIHAHNKVTKKYEDDLDFKKMIDKLVEKIKTGTR
- the dnaN gene encoding DNA polymerase III subunit beta — translated: MEFTISQKDFSRSINIVQRAVSSKNTMPILTGIYLEARKDKGLHMKATDLELGIEYWVKADIITEGKIVLPASHLSGIIRELPDDNINFKADLDKYEAELTCLSSRFKIKGFDADEFPQLPEVNIPHKITLNCGDLNRLIDEVKFSTSTDQTQPALTGGSMVIDSGKIRMVATNTYRLSLSSLDLDGSPEGKKEVILPGNTLSELSHLLDDDGEVEILIGDNYVRFNFNGIVLVSRVIEGQFPNYQQVLPKEYNTKVRVDRNNLLRSVRRVSLIARLDSNVISISVKDNKMIITSQDSEEGFAREEIEIESQGPEQNINIDAGYLLDVLKVLNDDVVILELIGPLNPLTLKKENSDDFIYLVMPVRR
- a CDS encoding RNA-binding S4 domain-containing protein yields the protein MKDIKINTEKIKLDQLLKYANIVATGGQAKNLIQAGKVMVNGEEELRRGRKLVPGDEVQLVGENTVYRVTRD